One Sphaerisporangium krabiense DNA segment encodes these proteins:
- a CDS encoding multidrug effflux MFS transporter: MSEIHTTGSVPVRPKRRVLLVMGALSTFGPLSIDLYLPALPQMAHQLHASDSAAQWSISMCLIGLATGQLFIGPLSDRIGRKRPLFVGVVIYAIVSLLCAVAPSMATLNALRLVQGLAGSAGTVIVGAMVRDMYEGQRMARILSLLMLVGGIAPIVSPVLGGQLLYVTDWRGIFVTLGGISVLLVVAVTALPETLRPELRHVGGLRRVREGFGSVVRDRVFLGCALGSSVGGAALFIYISVSAFVLEGGYGVSAQVFSFIFGVNSVGLMLSGYVNALLLRRLRPEPLLIGGAVVAVVASVLCLAAALLHAPLAVFLPALFLTVASGALASPNATALALVRHAANAGTAAALFGGSGFMFGALLAPVASIGGASAIAMTCGIALARIVAWGAYRFIAIPGRRTALAEEEAEGGTAPRTPQATERERLH, encoded by the coding sequence GTGAGCGAGATCCATACCACCGGTTCCGTCCCCGTGCGGCCGAAGCGCCGCGTACTGCTCGTCATGGGCGCGCTGTCCACGTTCGGCCCCCTGTCGATTGACCTGTACCTGCCCGCGCTCCCGCAGATGGCCCACCAGCTCCACGCCTCCGACAGCGCGGCGCAGTGGAGCATCTCGATGTGCCTCATCGGCCTGGCGACCGGCCAGCTCTTCATCGGGCCGCTCAGCGACCGGATCGGGCGCAAACGCCCCCTGTTCGTCGGCGTGGTCATCTACGCCATCGTGTCGCTGCTGTGCGCCGTGGCCCCCTCGATGGCGACGCTGAACGCCCTGCGCCTGGTGCAGGGGCTGGCCGGCTCGGCCGGCACGGTGATCGTCGGCGCGATGGTCCGCGACATGTACGAGGGGCAGCGGATGGCGCGCATCCTGTCCCTGCTGATGCTGGTCGGGGGGATCGCCCCCATCGTGTCGCCGGTGCTGGGCGGCCAACTGCTGTACGTGACCGACTGGCGCGGGATCTTCGTCACGCTCGGCGGGATCTCGGTGCTGCTGGTGGTCGCGGTGACCGCGCTGCCGGAGACGCTGCGGCCGGAGCTGCGGCACGTCGGCGGGCTGCGGCGCGTCCGCGAGGGCTTCGGCTCCGTGGTGCGCGACCGGGTGTTCCTCGGCTGCGCGCTCGGGTCGAGCGTCGGCGGGGCGGCGTTGTTCATCTACATCTCGGTCAGCGCGTTCGTGCTCGAAGGCGGCTACGGCGTGAGCGCGCAGGTGTTCTCGTTCATCTTCGGCGTCAACTCGGTGGGCCTGATGCTGAGCGGGTACGTCAACGCGCTGCTGCTGCGCCGGCTGCGGCCGGAACCGCTGCTGATCGGCGGGGCGGTGGTGGCCGTCGTCGCCAGCGTGCTCTGTCTGGCCGCCGCGCTGCTGCACGCGCCCCTGGCGGTCTTCCTGCCCGCCCTGTTCCTGACCGTCGCGTCGGGCGCGCTCGCCTCGCCCAACGCGACGGCGCTCGCGCTCGTCCGCCACGCGGCGAACGCGGGGACGGCCGCGGCGCTGTTCGGCGGCAGCGGCTTCATGTTCGGGGCGCTGCTCGCGCCGGTCGCCTCGATCGGCGGCGCGAGCGCGATCGCCATGACGTGCGGGATCGCGCTCGCCCGGATCGTGGCCTGGGGGGCCTACCGGTTCATCGCGATCCCCGGCCGCCGCACGGCCCTGGCCGAGGAAGAGGCGGAGGGCGGCACGGCGCCGCGAACACCGCAGGCCACCGAGCGGGAACGGCTGCACTGA
- a CDS encoding AraC-like ligand-binding domain-containing protein, whose product MTVLVRTTDVAMREREELWRHAVSRSFVPLDFEFRGADGFTGEIAGETLGTVMVTEVTAAPHRAERTEKHIARSDEAGFYKLSLPTSGRVRIAQDGRETPLLPGEIAIYDTSRPYQVTFDGTCRVIMVMFPHRELRLPGNAMREVTARRVSGRRGLGGVVSPMLVNLAGHIDEVGDSHPMRLADNVVDLIGTLYASLLGERADATDSMRMLLNRAKMFIARRLEDPALGPEAIAAACYVSTGYLHKLFRAEGMSVGRYIRERRLEQCRRDLLDPGSREVAVSAIGARWGFVDAAHFSRVFKASYGLAPREYRLSRDLVPCERMTADAL is encoded by the coding sequence ATGACCGTTCTGGTCCGGACGACCGATGTGGCGATGCGGGAACGCGAGGAACTCTGGCGGCACGCGGTCTCCCGGTCCTTCGTCCCGCTCGACTTCGAGTTCCGCGGCGCGGACGGCTTCACCGGCGAGATCGCCGGCGAGACGCTCGGCACCGTGATGGTCACCGAGGTGACCGCGGCGCCGCACCGCGCCGAGCGCACCGAGAAGCACATCGCGCGCTCCGACGAGGCCGGTTTCTACAAGCTGAGCCTCCCCACCAGCGGGCGCGTGCGGATCGCCCAGGACGGGCGCGAGACCCCGCTGCTGCCCGGCGAGATCGCCATCTACGACACCAGCCGGCCGTACCAGGTCACCTTCGACGGCACCTGCCGGGTGATCATGGTCATGTTCCCGCACCGGGAGCTGCGCCTGCCCGGCAACGCGATGCGCGAGGTCACCGCCCGGCGGGTCTCCGGCAGGCGCGGGCTCGGCGGCGTGGTCTCGCCCATGCTGGTGAACCTGGCCGGCCACATCGACGAGGTCGGCGACTCCCACCCGATGCGGCTCGCCGACAACGTCGTCGACCTGATCGGCACGCTGTACGCGTCCCTGCTCGGCGAGCGCGCCGACGCCACCGACTCGATGCGCATGCTGCTCAACCGCGCCAAGATGTTCATCGCGCGGCGCCTCGAGGACCCCGCCCTCGGGCCCGAGGCGATCGCCGCGGCCTGTTATGTGTCCACCGGCTACCTGCACAAGCTGTTCCGCGCCGAGGGCATGTCGGTGGGGCGCTACATCCGGGAGCGGCGCCTGGAGCAGTGCCGCCGTGACCTGCTCGACCCCGGCTCGCGCGAGGTCGCCGTCAGCGCCATCGGCGCCCGCTGGGGCTTCGTCGACGCCGCGCACTTCAGCAGGGTGTTCAAGGCCAGCTACGGCCTCGCGCCGCGCGAGTACCGGCTCAGCCGTGACCTGGTCCCCTGCGAGCGGATGACCGCCGACGCCCTCTAG
- a CDS encoding ABC transporter permease: MSVHDSERVPRVVAAAEELPGGRPKSMWRLGLEAFLENRLAVAGLVILVAALLFCFLGPLIYRTNQINTDLAAVNLSPGTPGHPLGTDQAGYDQLGRLMAGGQVSLTIGFAAAAISTVIGTLWGAVAGFFGGLVDTVMMRVVDALLAIPALFLLLVLVTIVKPSMGMMIFVFGLTAWLITSRLVRGESLSLRVREYVQAVRVMGGTSWRAVLRHIMPNVAGTVIVNATFQVADAILVVAYLGFLGLGISPPATDWGGMLNNGVNFIYTNDWWLIYPPGLAIIFVVVAVNFIGDGVRDAVEVRLRRR; this comes from the coding sequence ATGAGCGTCCACGACAGTGAACGGGTGCCGCGCGTCGTCGCCGCGGCGGAGGAGCTGCCCGGCGGCAGGCCCAAGAGCATGTGGCGTCTCGGCCTCGAGGCGTTCCTGGAGAACCGGCTCGCGGTGGCGGGCCTGGTGATCCTGGTGGCGGCGCTGCTGTTCTGCTTCCTGGGGCCGCTGATCTACCGGACCAACCAGATCAACACCGACCTGGCCGCCGTGAACCTGTCCCCCGGCACGCCGGGGCACCCGCTCGGCACCGACCAGGCCGGGTACGACCAGCTCGGACGGCTGATGGCCGGCGGTCAGGTCTCGCTGACGATCGGGTTCGCGGCCGCGGCCATCTCGACCGTCATCGGCACCCTGTGGGGCGCGGTCGCCGGGTTCTTCGGCGGGCTGGTGGACACGGTGATGATGCGCGTCGTCGACGCGCTGCTCGCCATCCCGGCGCTGTTCCTGCTGCTGGTGCTGGTCACGATCGTCAAGCCCAGCATGGGAATGATGATCTTCGTTTTCGGGCTGACGGCGTGGCTGATCACCTCGCGCCTGGTGCGCGGCGAGTCGCTGTCGCTGCGGGTGCGCGAGTACGTCCAGGCCGTGCGGGTCATGGGCGGCACGTCCTGGCGCGCGGTGCTGCGGCACATCATGCCCAACGTCGCCGGCACGGTGATCGTCAACGCGACCTTCCAGGTGGCCGACGCGATCCTCGTGGTCGCCTACCTCGGCTTCCTCGGCCTCGGCATCTCGCCGCCCGCCACCGACTGGGGCGGCATGCTCAACAACGGCGTGAACTTCATCTACACCAACGACTGGTGGCTGATCTACCCGCCCGGACTGGCGATCATCTTCGTCGTCGTGGCGGTGAACTTCATCGGGGACGGCGTGCGGGACGCCGTCGAGGTAAGGCTGCGGCGCCGATGA
- a CDS encoding SDR family NAD(P)-dependent oxidoreductase, which translates to MDPGRFSGKVALVTGAGTGIGAAVSRRLVAEGAAVVLCGRREAPLRELAAELGDRAAVVAGDAAESADARAAVAEAVDRFGGLDVVVANAGGHRPGTALETGDDDWHYTLRINLDTAFVTVREALPRLMERRGSVVVVSSIAGLFAGPGVAGYVTTKHALIGLTRSLARDYGRHGVRVNAVCPGWVRTPMADEEMDALGEMHGIDREAAYALATKDVPLRRAAESDEIAAVVTFLASGDASAMTGSVVVADCGATCVDLPTLAFEPPHPEVAP; encoded by the coding sequence ATGGATCCTGGCCGGTTCTCGGGAAAGGTCGCGCTGGTCACCGGCGCGGGCACCGGCATCGGAGCGGCGGTGAGCCGGCGCCTGGTCGCGGAGGGCGCCGCGGTCGTGCTGTGCGGCAGGCGGGAGGCGCCGCTGCGCGAGCTGGCGGCCGAGCTGGGCGATCGCGCGGCCGTCGTGGCCGGTGACGCCGCCGAGTCCGCCGACGCCCGCGCCGCGGTCGCCGAGGCGGTGGACCGGTTCGGCGGGCTGGACGTGGTGGTCGCCAACGCGGGCGGGCACCGGCCGGGCACGGCGCTGGAGACCGGCGACGACGACTGGCACTACACCCTGCGGATCAACCTCGACACCGCGTTCGTCACCGTGCGCGAGGCGCTGCCGCGGCTCATGGAGCGCCGCGGCAGCGTGGTCGTGGTGTCGTCGATCGCCGGGCTGTTCGCCGGGCCGGGCGTCGCCGGCTACGTGACCACCAAGCACGCGCTCATCGGGCTGACCCGCTCGCTCGCGCGCGACTACGGCCGCCACGGCGTGCGCGTCAACGCGGTCTGCCCGGGCTGGGTGCGCACGCCGATGGCCGACGAGGAGATGGACGCGCTCGGCGAGATGCACGGCATCGACAGGGAGGCCGCCTACGCCCTCGCCACCAAGGACGTCCCGCTGCGGCGCGCGGCCGAGTCCGACGAGATCGCCGCCGTCGTCACCTTCCTCGCCAGTGGGGACGCCTCGGCGATGACCGGCTCGGTGGTGGTGGCCGACTGCGGCGCCACCTGCGTCGACCTGCCCACCCTGGCCTTCGAGCCGCCTCACCCGGAGGTCGCCCCATGA
- a CDS encoding MoaF C-terminal domain-containing protein — protein sequence MTASQPFAVEEGPSEGVTGDLAGNRLPRTDRLAGRELRIAEDSSDDLVLRFGTGDTVAWRRGARGGEDWYEAVEARPGVWFLTLRRADEPRRADVLVVREDTGRTLRVASDAAPEQPPGEPRVGQTFTPGTLAGVQTSGAEPRPTRDLIGWRAQYRYGPGLLYEHVYLNSERYAWQCLAGAQRGQGDVDLAATWSLGDGLYVFTFREFLIPVATTWLYDLDAMRTTGTFLALGPDDTVTCGGGGAFITELGRVVYPDEQPV from the coding sequence ATGACGGCGTCCCAGCCCTTCGCCGTGGAGGAGGGGCCCTCGGAGGGCGTCACCGGAGACCTCGCCGGCAACCGCCTGCCGCGCACCGACCGGCTCGCCGGCCGCGAGCTGCGGATCGCCGAGGACTCCTCCGACGACCTCGTGCTGCGGTTCGGGACCGGCGACACCGTCGCGTGGCGGCGCGGCGCGCGCGGCGGCGAGGACTGGTACGAGGCCGTCGAGGCGCGGCCCGGCGTGTGGTTCCTCACCCTCCGCCGCGCGGACGAGCCGCGGCGCGCCGACGTGCTCGTCGTGCGCGAGGACACCGGCAGGACACTGCGCGTCGCCTCCGACGCCGCGCCCGAGCAGCCGCCCGGGGAGCCGCGGGTGGGCCAGACCTTCACGCCGGGAACGCTCGCCGGCGTCCAGACCTCCGGCGCGGAGCCGCGCCCGACCCGCGACCTCATCGGCTGGCGGGCCCAGTACCGCTACGGCCCCGGTCTCCTGTACGAGCACGTGTACCTGAACAGCGAGCGGTACGCCTGGCAGTGCCTGGCCGGCGCGCAGCGCGGGCAGGGCGACGTCGACCTCGCCGCCACCTGGTCCCTCGGCGACGGGCTGTACGTCTTCACGTTCCGCGAGTTCCTCATCCCGGTCGCCACCACCTGGCTGTACGACCTCGACGCGATGCGCACCACCGGCACGTTCCTCGCCCTCGGCCCGGACGACACGGTGACCTGCGGCGGCGGCGGGGCGTTCATCACCGAGCTCGGCCGGGTCGTCTACCCCGACGAGCAGCCGGTGTGA
- a CDS encoding ABC transporter ATP-binding protein, which produces MATGTASTSAAGAATGAAPLLELRGLSTEIRLKHAVVRAVDHVDLTLSAGETLGLVGESGSGKTMTAMSIERLLPPGGRITGGRILFGGVDLVGLPEAELRRIRGAEIGLISQNPTISLNPVVPVGVQVAEALLLHTGASKREARDRVVEMFASVGIPNPARRYDDYPHQLSGGQQQRVMIAMALICRPKLLIADEPTTALDVTIQKQILELIDRLREELGMAVILVTHDLGVIAGHTDRVAVMYAGRVVELAATEALFTAPRHRYTEALLEALPERAAGRTHRLYTIPGLPPDLTEASPGCRFAPRCRFATDACRDQDPPTVRLDGLAHEYACFHPREESGPPTEDLPPAPAAEARTQEGAESGDPGNGGAARVSDRSWVAPTTPIPEDGTPLLEIKQVVRDFPVTGGAILKRKTGEVSAVAGVSLRVERGMTLGLAGESGCGKTTLGRLVVGLERATSGEILFRGRRIDRMRGKEGRLERRHIQLMFQDSYGSLDPRMRVRAILREPLEIQRVGTSRDRDRRVDELLDAVGLPRRAAERYPHEFSGGQRQRIGLARALALQPALIVADEPVSALDVSIQAQVLNLMRALQRERELTYLFISHDLAVVRYLSDVIAVMYLGKVVEVGPAEDVYTTPRHHYTRALLDTIPVADPAVERAKRRLGAPGEPPSPTDPPSGCRFRTRCPVAQDVCATLEPPLSPVAGGAEAGPPAPPGGRTHHVACHFPLVAPASRVGAPTKGEHTPA; this is translated from the coding sequence ATGGCAACGGGAACGGCATCGACGTCCGCCGCTGGGGCCGCGACCGGCGCGGCGCCGTTGCTGGAGCTGCGCGGGCTGTCCACCGAGATCCGGCTCAAGCACGCCGTCGTCCGCGCCGTGGACCACGTCGACCTGACGCTGTCCGCCGGGGAGACGCTCGGCCTGGTCGGGGAGTCCGGCAGCGGCAAGACCATGACGGCGATGTCGATCGAGCGGCTGCTGCCGCCGGGCGGGCGGATCACCGGCGGGCGGATCCTCTTCGGCGGCGTGGACCTGGTGGGGCTGCCGGAGGCGGAGCTGCGCAGGATCCGGGGCGCGGAGATCGGCCTGATCTCGCAGAACCCCACGATCTCGCTGAACCCGGTGGTGCCGGTCGGCGTGCAGGTGGCCGAGGCGCTGCTGCTGCACACCGGCGCCTCCAAGAGGGAGGCCCGCGACCGCGTGGTCGAGATGTTCGCCTCGGTCGGCATCCCCAACCCGGCGCGGCGCTACGACGACTACCCGCACCAGCTCTCCGGCGGGCAGCAGCAGCGCGTGATGATCGCGATGGCGCTGATCTGCCGTCCGAAGCTGCTCATCGCCGACGAGCCGACCACCGCGCTGGACGTGACGATCCAGAAGCAGATCCTGGAGCTGATCGACCGGCTGCGCGAGGAACTGGGCATGGCGGTGATCCTCGTGACCCACGACCTCGGCGTGATCGCCGGGCACACCGACCGGGTCGCGGTGATGTACGCCGGCCGGGTCGTGGAACTGGCCGCCACCGAGGCGCTGTTCACCGCGCCCCGGCACCGCTACACCGAGGCGCTGCTCGAAGCCCTGCCGGAGCGCGCCGCCGGGCGGACCCACCGGCTGTACACGATCCCCGGACTGCCGCCGGACCTGACCGAGGCGTCGCCGGGGTGCCGGTTCGCCCCGCGCTGCCGCTTCGCGACCGACGCGTGCCGCGACCAGGACCCGCCGACGGTGCGCCTGGACGGTCTCGCCCACGAGTACGCGTGCTTCCACCCCCGGGAGGAGTCCGGCCCGCCCACGGAGGACCTCCCGCCCGCCCCGGCGGCCGAGGCCCGTACGCAGGAGGGCGCGGAGTCCGGCGACCCCGGGAACGGCGGCGCCGCGCGGGTCTCCGACCGCTCCTGGGTGGCCCCGACCACGCCGATCCCCGAGGACGGCACCCCGCTGCTGGAGATCAAGCAGGTCGTGCGCGACTTCCCCGTCACCGGCGGGGCGATACTCAAGCGCAAGACCGGCGAGGTCAGCGCCGTGGCGGGGGTGAGCCTGCGCGTCGAGCGCGGCATGACCCTGGGCCTGGCCGGCGAGTCCGGGTGCGGCAAGACCACGCTGGGACGCCTGGTCGTCGGCCTCGAACGGGCCACCAGCGGGGAGATCCTCTTCCGCGGCCGGCGGATCGACCGGATGCGCGGCAAGGAGGGGCGGCTGGAGCGCCGCCACATCCAGCTCATGTTCCAGGACTCCTACGGCTCCCTCGACCCGCGGATGCGGGTGCGGGCGATCCTGCGCGAACCCCTGGAGATCCAGCGGGTCGGCACGAGCCGCGACCGGGACCGCCGCGTCGACGAGCTGCTCGACGCGGTCGGACTCCCCCGGCGGGCCGCCGAACGGTACCCGCACGAGTTCTCCGGCGGGCAGCGGCAGCGCATCGGCCTGGCCCGCGCGCTGGCCCTGCAACCCGCGCTGATCGTCGCCGACGAGCCGGTGTCGGCCCTCGACGTGTCGATCCAGGCGCAGGTGCTGAACCTGATGCGCGCCCTGCAGCGCGAGCGCGAGCTGACGTACCTGTTCATCAGCCACGACCTGGCCGTCGTGCGCTACCTGTCCGACGTGATCGCGGTCATGTACCTCGGCAAGGTCGTGGAGGTCGGCCCCGCCGAGGACGTGTACACGACGCCGCGCCACCACTACACGCGGGCGCTGCTCGACACGATCCCGGTCGCCGACCCCGCCGTCGAGCGGGCCAAGCGCAGGCTCGGCGCGCCCGGCGAGCCGCCCTCCCCCACCGACCCGCCGAGCGGCTGCCGGTTCCGGACGCGCTGCCCGGTGGCGCAGGACGTCTGCGCGACGCTGGAGCCGCCGCTCAGCCCGGTGGCGGGCGGCGCCGAGGCCGGCCCACCGGCCCCGCCCGGCGGGCGCACACACCACGTGGCGTGTCACTTTCCCCTGGTGGCGCCTGCCTCCAGGGTGGGCGCCCCGACCAAGGGAGAGCACACGCCCGCGTGA
- a CDS encoding GMC family oxidoreductase, protein MTMTETPRAADVIVVGAGTAGCVAARRLLDAGATVLLVEAGPDGTGDQAISDPARMHELWDSAVDWGYRTVPQAHAHHRRLHLPRGRVVSGSHALNAMIWVRGHRADYDTWAYLGNPRWSWADVEPVFRRVEAEHGGLLPVLRDYEPDPVQRSIVEAAVQAGVPFDDDYNDGSPDGVSFMRFTIRDGRRLTTADAYLGPVRDHPRLRVLTGAHVRRLLFDGTRCAGIEYVRDGAAGRVRADRHVVVAAGAIGSPVLLQRSGVGDPLTLRPLGIDVVAALPGVGRNLQDHWLVPVIFGTTRTPGVPRGLPTTQSHLFARSRPELPVPDLQPLHFGAPLYADWMSGPADGVSLMAGLVRPASRGRVTIAGADPDAAPLIDPRVLSSRADLDALAAAVELCREIGTRPALRGEWGAAELYPGTLGATRELLDDYIRESVVTYHHQSGTCAMGGHEEAVVDEELAVHGVEALSVADASVMPTVTTGNTNAPTAMIAERAAEFLVKRL, encoded by the coding sequence ATGACCATGACAGAGACGCCGCGCGCCGCCGATGTGATCGTCGTCGGCGCGGGGACCGCGGGCTGCGTGGCCGCCCGGCGGCTGCTCGACGCCGGCGCCACGGTCCTGCTGGTCGAGGCCGGGCCGGACGGCACGGGCGACCAGGCCATCTCCGACCCCGCCCGCATGCACGAACTGTGGGACAGCGCCGTCGACTGGGGATACCGCACCGTCCCCCAGGCGCACGCGCACCACCGCCGGCTGCACCTGCCGCGCGGCCGGGTGGTGTCCGGGTCGCACGCGCTCAACGCCATGATCTGGGTCCGCGGCCACCGGGCCGACTACGACACCTGGGCCTACCTCGGCAACCCCCGCTGGTCGTGGGCCGACGTCGAGCCGGTGTTCCGGCGCGTCGAGGCCGAGCACGGCGGCCTGCTGCCGGTGCTGCGCGACTACGAGCCCGACCCGGTGCAGCGTTCGATCGTCGAGGCCGCGGTGCAGGCCGGCGTGCCGTTCGACGACGACTACAACGACGGGTCGCCGGACGGCGTGTCGTTCATGCGGTTCACCATCCGCGACGGACGGCGGCTGACGACGGCCGACGCCTATCTGGGCCCGGTGCGCGACCACCCGCGGCTGCGCGTGCTGACCGGAGCGCACGTGCGGCGGCTGCTGTTCGACGGCACGCGCTGCGCGGGCATCGAGTACGTGCGGGACGGGGCCGCCGGGCGGGTCCGGGCGGACCGGCACGTCGTGGTCGCCGCCGGCGCGATCGGCTCGCCCGTGCTGCTCCAGCGGTCCGGCGTCGGCGACCCCCTGACGCTGCGCCCTCTGGGCATCGACGTGGTCGCGGCGCTGCCCGGCGTGGGCCGCAACCTTCAGGACCACTGGCTCGTGCCGGTCATCTTCGGCACCACCCGCACGCCCGGCGTCCCCCGCGGCCTGCCCACCACGCAGAGCCACCTGTTCGCGCGCAGCAGGCCCGAGCTGCCCGTCCCCGACCTGCAACCCCTGCACTTCGGGGCGCCGCTGTACGCGGACTGGATGTCCGGCCCGGCCGACGGCGTCTCCCTGATGGCCGGCCTGGTCCGCCCCGCGAGCCGCGGCCGGGTCACCATCGCCGGCGCCGACCCCGACGCCGCGCCGCTGATCGACCCGCGGGTGCTGTCGTCGCGCGCCGACCTGGACGCGCTGGCCGCGGCGGTGGAGCTGTGCCGGGAGATCGGCACGCGGCCGGCGCTGCGCGGCGAGTGGGGCGCCGCCGAGCTGTACCCGGGCACGCTCGGGGCCACCCGCGAGCTGCTGGACGACTACATCCGCGAGTCCGTGGTCACCTACCACCACCAGTCCGGCACGTGCGCGATGGGCGGGCACGAGGAGGCCGTCGTGGACGAGGAGCTGGCCGTGCACGGCGTCGAGGCGCTGAGCGTCGCCGACGCCTCGGTCATGCCGACCGTGACGACGGGCAACACCAACGCCCCGACCGCCATGATCGCCGAGCGGGCCGCCGAGTTCCTGGTCAAGCGGTTGTGA
- a CDS encoding ABC transporter permease has translation MLGYLVRRIGQAVFVVLVVTVVVFVLLHQLPGGPARAIIGAKATADQIREFNKANGLDAPAVVQYFRMLRNWASGDFGFSYKLNQSVGALIADRLPKTLVLNLLALALTVAISVPVGIYQAVRRGRTFDYAATWAAFVFYAAPSFFLGIVLISLFSQQLEVFPPQAPQTDSVAGLFADFRSMILPIIVLSLSGIAIGARYMRSSVLDNIGQEYVRTAQAKGCSGLRVMTRHVLRNAIIPIVTLLGLSLPALFAGALIAESLFNFPGMGLLFWQAAQASDYPIELAVVLVTAVATVAGNLVADICYAVLDPRVRLAG, from the coding sequence ATGCTCGGCTACCTCGTGCGGCGGATCGGCCAGGCGGTCTTCGTGGTCCTGGTGGTCACCGTCGTCGTCTTCGTCCTGCTCCACCAACTGCCCGGCGGCCCCGCCAGGGCGATCATCGGGGCGAAGGCGACGGCGGACCAGATCCGCGAGTTCAACAAGGCCAACGGGCTCGACGCCCCGGCGGTGGTGCAGTACTTCCGCATGCTCCGCAACTGGGCCAGCGGCGACTTCGGCTTCTCCTACAAGCTCAACCAGTCGGTCGGCGCCCTGATCGCCGACCGGCTGCCGAAGACGCTGGTGCTCAACCTCCTGGCGCTGGCCCTCACGGTGGCGATCTCGGTGCCGGTCGGCATCTACCAGGCCGTGCGGCGGGGCAGGACGTTCGACTACGCGGCGACGTGGGCGGCGTTCGTCTTCTACGCCGCCCCGTCGTTCTTCCTCGGCATCGTGCTGATCTCCCTGTTCTCCCAGCAACTGGAGGTCTTCCCGCCGCAGGCCCCGCAGACCGACAGCGTCGCCGGGCTGTTCGCCGACTTCCGCTCGATGATCCTGCCGATCATCGTGCTGTCGCTGTCGGGCATCGCCATCGGGGCGCGGTACATGAGGTCCTCGGTGCTGGACAACATCGGCCAGGAGTACGTGCGCACGGCCCAGGCGAAGGGCTGCTCCGGCCTGCGCGTGATGACCCGCCACGTGCTGCGCAACGCGATCATCCCGATCGTGACGCTGCTCGGGCTCTCGCTGCCGGCGCTGTTCGCCGGCGCGCTGATCGCCGAGTCGCTGTTCAACTTCCCCGGCATGGGGCTGCTGTTCTGGCAGGCGGCGCAGGCGTCGGACTATCCGATCGAGCTCGCCGTCGTCCTGGTGACGGCGGTCGCGACCGTCGCCGGGAACCTCGTCGCCGACATCTGTTACGCGGTACTCGACCCGAGGGTGCGGTTGGCCGGATGA